The stretch of DNA ACGCCTCGGCCGCAATTGGGGCACCAGTCAAAGGGATGACCTTGGTACTCTTCTTCCGGGCCTTCTCATCAGGTTCTTCTTCACTGACAGGGGTCGAAGCCATTAGTAATGCGGTTCCTAACTTTAAACGACCAAAACGGCGTAATGCCGCGAATACTTTGGCTATTATGGCGATCGTATTGGCCATCTTCTTTGGCGGAATTACCTATTTAAGTTATTATTTGGGGATTAAGCCACAAGCTGACAATACGGTCCTATCACAAATTGCAACGGCCGTCTTTGGCCATGGTTTGTTTTATTACCTATTGCAATTGGCGACGGCTTTGATCTTGGCAGTTGCCGCTAATACTGGGTTTTCGGCCTTTCCAATCTTGGCTTATAATTTGGCGAAAGATAAGTTCTTGCCACATGCCTACATGGATCGTGGGGATCGACTCGGCTATTCTAATGGGATTATCTCATTAGCCGTCGGTGCGATCGTTTTGATCATTATCTTCCATGGGAAAACAACGTTATTGATTCCACTGTATGCTGTTGGGGTCTTTGTCCCGTTCACCTTGTCTCAATCTGGGATGATCGTGCATTGGTTACGTGAACGTGGTGAATGGTGGTGGCTTAAATCAGCGGTCAATTTGCTGGGCGCTTTGATTTCACTAGTTTTAGTAGTCTTCTTATTTGCCTTACATTTTGGCAATGTTTGGCCTTATTTGATCGTGATGCCACTCTTGCTTTACATGTTCTACCGAATTCACGTGCACTACAATCGGGTTGCGGCTCAATTGCGTGTGGTGGCGAAAGAAAAGGCAGAATTGCATGACTATGATGGTGCCACAGTCATTGTCTTAGTTTCCAATGTGACACGGGTTACTGCTGCGGCTGTCAATTATGCGCGTTCCATCGGTGATTATGTGATTGCGATGCATGTTTCCTTTGATGAAAATCCAGAAAAAGAACATAAAACGGCGGCTGAATTTAAATCAACCTTCCCAGATGTCCGTTTTGTGGATATTCATTCATCATATCGTTCAATTGCCACGCCAACGTTACGCTTCTGTGACGTCATTGCAAAACGTGCGGCAGAACGCAACTTTTCAACCACGGTCTTGGTGCCACAATTTGTTCCTAAGAAGCCTTGGCAGAATATTTTGCATAACCAAACGAGCTTACGCTTACGAGCGGTTTTGAATTCACGGGAAAATATTATTGTTTCAACCTACAACTATCATTTAAAAGAGTAGTTAACGACGACGTGGGGATGGCACTGCTATCTTAACACGTCGTTTTTTTAGTTGATTTGTGACCGAATTGTGTAGGCTTTCCTAAGTTTCCTTGAATCGAGTTGTCAAGCGGGATTCTGGTTTGTATAATTATCGGTAGTAGGTCAGAGAGGAGTTACGCGCAAATGATTAGATTTGAAATCTTAGTCTGCTTAGTTGCGACCATGATGATATCCGCGATATTAACGCCGTTTGTGCGAAATTTTGCGTTTAAAATTGGGGCGGTCGATCGACCAAACAATCGTCGGGTGAATAAGATTCCTATGCCAACGATGGGTGGTTTAGCCATTTTTATTGCTTATACGTTCGGCACGACGATGCTCTATTTAATGCACCAATTTCCGATGCGCTTATTTTACGCGCTATTGGGTGGCGAATTAATTATTTTGGCGACCGGGATTATTGATGATATCTATGAATTAAAACCACGGCAAAAAATGCTGGGGATTACGCTAGCCGCCTTAGAAGTATACTTCATCGGTGGTATTCGGATGACAACGTTTACCTTCCCATTTATCGGTCTGATTCATTTTCATTGGTTGAGTTTACCGATTACGTTGTTGTGGATCTTAGCCATAACTAATGCCATTAATCTCATTGATGGCTTGGATGGCTTGGCCACCGGGGTTGCCATCATTGCATTGAGTACGATGGGGATCATTGGGTTATTCTTCTTGAATGCGAATACCTTTGTCTCATTGTTGATCTTTACATTGGTCGCTGCTATGTTAGGTTTTTTACCTTACAATTTTTTCCCAGCCAGAATTTATCTCGGCGATACCGGCTCATTGTTGATTGGTTTTATGACCGCGGTATTCTCGTTATTTGGCTTAAAAAATGTCACATTGATTTCGGTTGGGGTCCCCGTGATGATTTTAGGAGTCCCGATTACGGACACTATTTACGCGATGATTCGACGGATCTTAAATAAAAAGCCCATTTCGCAGGCCGATAAACATCATCTGCATCATCGGTTGATGCAGTTAGGGTTGACCCACCGACAAACGGTCATGGTCATCTATGGCATTGCTTTGATTTTTTCCTTTATTTCATTGCTTTATCCAATCTCGTCAATAGGTGGTTCGATTCTGTTAACCATTGGTTTATTATTTGGGCTAGAATTATTTGTGGAAGCCATCGGGCTAGCGGGTGACAATCGGCAACCCTTGTTAAATTGGATTAAGCGGACAGTTGCGAGATTTACGTCAAAAAGTAATCATTAAAGCTTAGCTTCAATTGTCAAAGACTTGATAACGTTATGGTTATCAGGTCTTTTTTGTTGTGGTTGATTAGGTTGAAATTTGTAGCCTTTACGAAAACTATACAAGGGTTTTACATAAACATCATTTTGAATTTACAAACGGCCAGTAATATAAAGACTGTTCCAAATGGCAGTCAATGAATCGTCCAAGCTAAACAGTGATCATGCTCGCATCACGATATAGTACTTTCTACCCAGACTTGCTATTTTAGCTGGGCGACGTTGATTGTTCTAATTATGAGTGCAAAATGGAAAAGGGGAGTTTCAATTATGAAAAAAGCAGTGACATTAGGGGCGCTGGCCGTAACAATGACCATCTTATTAGCTGGCTGTGGTAGTAGTTCAGCAACTAGTACTAAGAACACTAGCAGCAGTAGCGCAAAGTCTTCTAAGACGACTAAGATTGTTGCAACCGGGTCAACCGCGTTACAACCATTAGTTGAACAAGCCGGTCAAGCCTTCCAAAATGAACATTCGAATGTAACGATCAATGTTCAAGGTGGTGGTTCTGGTGCCGGGTTAAGCCAAGTTGCTAAGGGTTCTGTTAATATTGGTAACTCCGACTTATTCGCTGAAGAACAAAAAGGTCTCGATGCTAAAGGACTTGTTGATCATAAAGTTGCCGTTGTTGGGATGGCACCAGTTGTCAACAAAGCCGCTGGCGTGACCAACGTTTCTAAAGATCAATTGGTTAAAATCTTTCAAGGCAAGATCACTAACTGGAAAGAAGTTGGCGGTAAGAACGAAAAGATTACCGTTGTGAACCGGGCTCAAGGTAGTGGGACACGGGCAACCTTTGAAAAATGGGGCTTAGACAACGCTAAAGTTGCGACAAGCCAAGAACAAGATTCAAATGGGACAGTTGAAAAAATCGTTTCAACCACGCCAGGTGCCATCAGCTATTTAGCCTTTTCATACATCAAGTCTGGTCTTGAACCACTTTCAATTGATAACGTTAAGCCAACTGAAGCGAACGTTGCCAATAACAAGTGGAAGATCTGGGCTTACGAACATATGTATACTAAGGGTGCCCCAACTGGTGAGATCAAGACCTTCTTGACTTACATGACTTCCAAGGGTGTTCAAGGGAACTTAGTTAAGAAGTTAGGCTATATTCCATTGACTTCAATGAAAGTTGATCGTGGGTTATCTGGTAAGATTACCACGCTTAAATAATTAAATTTAAATGACTAAAAGCACTTTTCAATCGTCGGCTATGCTGACCTTGAAAAGTGCTTTTTTATGATTACTCGGTTGTAAGTGGGACCTCGTTATATTGCTCGCCTTGATTGCTAAACGTGGCTTGGCCGCTGAGAAGATTGGTAATAGCAGTTTGAGTGGTGTCAACAGCCGC from Lactiplantibacillus brownii encodes:
- a CDS encoding APC family permease, which encodes MWRYLKRLVIGKPLKTMDEGGQALTKFKALALLSSDALSSVAYGTEQITTVLIALSAAALMYQLYVAALVLVLLFAITMSYRQIIRAYPSGGGAYVVASTNWGRPAGLVAGGSLLVDYMLTVAVSVTSGTEAITSAVPALVNYQVLIAVLIVIAIMALNLRGMRESASFLTFPVYFFIIMIIGMILWGIMNIASGNLTYHASAAIGAPVKGMTLVLFFRAFSSGSSSLTGVEAISNAVPNFKRPKRRNAANTLAIMAIVLAIFFGGITYLSYYLGIKPQADNTVLSQIATAVFGHGLFYYLLQLATALILAVAANTGFSAFPILAYNLAKDKFLPHAYMDRGDRLGYSNGIISLAVGAIVLIIIFHGKTTLLIPLYAVGVFVPFTLSQSGMIVHWLRERGEWWWLKSAVNLLGALISLVLVVFLFALHFGNVWPYLIVMPLLLYMFYRIHVHYNRVAAQLRVVAKEKAELHDYDGATVIVLVSNVTRVTAAAVNYARSIGDYVIAMHVSFDENPEKEHKTAAEFKSTFPDVRFVDIHSSYRSIATPTLRFCDVIAKRAAERNFSTTVLVPQFVPKKPWQNILHNQTSLRLRAVLNSRENIIVSTYNYHLKE
- a CDS encoding glycosyltransferase family 4 protein translates to MIRFEILVCLVATMMISAILTPFVRNFAFKIGAVDRPNNRRVNKIPMPTMGGLAIFIAYTFGTTMLYLMHQFPMRLFYALLGGELIILATGIIDDIYELKPRQKMLGITLAALEVYFIGGIRMTTFTFPFIGLIHFHWLSLPITLLWILAITNAINLIDGLDGLATGVAIIALSTMGIIGLFFLNANTFVSLLIFTLVAAMLGFLPYNFFPARIYLGDTGSLLIGFMTAVFSLFGLKNVTLISVGVPVMILGVPITDTIYAMIRRILNKKPISQADKHHLHHRLMQLGLTHRQTVMVIYGIALIFSFISLLYPISSIGGSILLTIGLLFGLELFVEAIGLAGDNRQPLLNWIKRTVARFTSKSNH
- a CDS encoding phosphate ABC transporter substrate-binding protein gives rise to the protein MKKAVTLGALAVTMTILLAGCGSSSATSTKNTSSSSAKSSKTTKIVATGSTALQPLVEQAGQAFQNEHSNVTINVQGGGSGAGLSQVAKGSVNIGNSDLFAEEQKGLDAKGLVDHKVAVVGMAPVVNKAAGVTNVSKDQLVKIFQGKITNWKEVGGKNEKITVVNRAQGSGTRATFEKWGLDNAKVATSQEQDSNGTVEKIVSTTPGAISYLAFSYIKSGLEPLSIDNVKPTEANVANNKWKIWAYEHMYTKGAPTGEIKTFLTYMTSKGVQGNLVKKLGYIPLTSMKVDRGLSGKITTLK